From Synergistaceae bacterium, one genomic window encodes:
- a CDS encoding phosphatidylglycerophosphatase A, producing the protein MISSRKYQGPRDFEWCVSTLCGLGFHSSMPGTLGSVAAFLVYILFPVPRYIILATVILGIYVSDAYSARKGVSDPSEVIIDEVAGVWIAMDSLPPFLFLPALFLFRVIDIIKPFPVNAFERLPGGWGIMADDCVGGLIVNLILIALQRFFSV; encoded by the coding sequence ATGATCTCTTCGCGCAAATACCAGGGACCCAGGGATTTTGAGTGGTGCGTCAGCACCCTGTGCGGACTGGGTTTTCACTCCTCCATGCCGGGGACTCTGGGCTCAGTCGCCGCTTTTCTTGTGTACATCCTATTCCCTGTCCCCCGCTATATTATCCTGGCCACGGTTATACTTGGCATCTATGTCTCGGATGCATACTCCGCCAGGAAAGGGGTCTCCGACCCGAGTGAAGTGATAATTGACGAGGTGGCGGGCGTCTGGATAGCCATGGACTCTCTGCCCCCCTTCCTGTTCTTGCCGGCTCTATTTCTCTTCAGGGTGATAGACATAATCAAGCCCTTCCCGGTGAACGCCTTCGAACGCCTTCCCGGAGGATGGGGAATAATGGCCGACGACTGCGTTGGCGGGCTGATCGTCAATCTCATCCTTATAGCGCTGCAGCGGTTTTTTTCGGTATGA
- a CDS encoding 30S ribosomal protein S12 methylthiotransferase RimO, which produces TPEDSMAWGRSYREAPEVDGLVGIYDGGSLEEGAFVEVLVTDVEEHDLFAQIPGTQGF; this is translated from the coding sequence ACCCCCGAGGATTCGATGGCGTGGGGCAGATCATACAGGGAGGCGCCGGAGGTGGACGGCCTCGTCGGAATTTATGACGGTGGTTCGCTTGAAGAAGGCGCCTTTGTGGAGGTGCTCGTAACAGATGTTGAAGAACATGATCTCTTCGCGCAAATACCAGGGACCCAGGGATTTTGA